In the Moraxella osloensis genome, ATAATAAATAAGCGCTTTTTTGATATCTATTTTTTTGATACCTAGGCAAATGGCTAATCAATCAATGACGCGTGATTCACGCAGTCACGATTTGGACCATTTACGATAGTAGGCTTAGCTAACCTTAGATAGCAACGATATTGCTAGCTTGGTCGCCTTTTTGACCTTGGGTCACAACGAAAGATACGCGTTGACCTTCGCTCAATGTTTTGAAACCTGAGCTTGCGATTTGGCTATAATGTGCGAAAACGTCTTTGCCGCCATTGTCTTGTTCGATAAAGCCAAAGCCTTTTGATTCGTTAAACCATTTTACGGTGCCGTTTACAGTATTTGACATAGGATTGTCCTTGATTAGATAGATTTTAAAAGTGGTCATCTGACCCTAAAGCTGGAACTAAGCCACAACACGATTCTATTCGGTATGAAAGAATTGCGGCAGTTTTGATACACGATTGACTTAAAATCTAGGACACAAGCGTAATGGAAACGAACTTAGAATAGACTTAATGTAATGCGATTGAAACTTCTGACTGCTTTCTAGCTGTTGTCCAGTATATAGTAATACCGGCAGATAGCAAGGAATATCACAAGAGTTTTGTAAGTGAACGGTGTTAAACCCAACTTTATACCTTTATTTCATGCAAAGGCTGATTCTCATTTAAGCCGGAGGCTGATTCTCATTTAAGCCGGAGGCTGGTTTTCATTTAAGCCGAAGGCTGATTCTCTAACCCCCTTAAAAAATGGGCAAACCCTTCCTCAGCGCGGGCATCAAGGCGACTGCTAGTCACCACGCGTACCAAATTACTCCAAATAATGGGTAAATTGGCTTGCTCAAATTTTTTCACCAAACCCACATCTTCATGGCAAGTTAATTCATCAAAACCACCCACCG is a window encoding:
- a CDS encoding cold-shock protein; the encoded protein is MSNTVNGTVKWFNESKGFGFIEQDNGGKDVFAHYSQIASSGFKTLSEGQRVSFVVTQGQKGDQASNIVAI